A single genomic interval of Nonomuraea rubra harbors:
- a CDS encoding copper transporter, with protein sequence MIDFRYHLVSIVAIFLALAVGIVLGTTLLQGPAVKSIEEVTAGLTASNDELRAQIDTLRGREAANDQFIISSTADLVAGDLTGQRVLLVESPGSSNAVREASEQVLDQAGAEVSGRVALSEKFFDPKTKGVLDGLVNQLKPVNMVFPATATSWDRAAALLAATLVTTDQAQGGTPNPATADVLSTFEAGGLLTAEGDPVKRATLVVMFAPERAYEGENAETQAGAIVSVADGLDVGSQGAVLAGMADPAASPGDAISAVRDEGEVSKRVSTVDTADMPVGRVAIVYSLREQTSGRAGQYGVGKGASAPVPAVTSATPSPTTTSGS encoded by the coding sequence GTGATCGATTTTCGCTACCACCTCGTCTCCATCGTCGCCATCTTCCTGGCCCTCGCGGTGGGGATCGTGCTGGGCACCACCCTGCTGCAGGGGCCGGCGGTCAAGTCCATCGAGGAGGTGACGGCGGGGCTCACCGCGTCCAACGACGAGCTGCGCGCGCAGATCGACACCCTGCGCGGGCGCGAGGCCGCCAACGACCAGTTCATCATCTCGTCCACGGCCGACCTGGTGGCCGGCGACCTGACGGGCCAGCGGGTGCTGCTGGTCGAGTCGCCGGGCTCCAGCAACGCCGTGCGCGAGGCCTCCGAGCAGGTGCTCGACCAGGCGGGCGCGGAGGTCTCCGGCCGGGTCGCGCTGAGCGAGAAGTTCTTCGACCCCAAGACCAAGGGCGTGCTCGACGGCCTGGTGAACCAGCTCAAGCCGGTCAACATGGTCTTCCCCGCCACCGCGACGAGCTGGGACAGGGCCGCCGCGCTGCTCGCCGCCACTCTGGTCACGACCGACCAGGCCCAGGGCGGCACGCCGAACCCCGCCACCGCCGACGTCCTGAGCACGTTCGAGGCGGGCGGGCTGCTCACCGCCGAGGGCGATCCGGTCAAGCGGGCCACGCTCGTGGTGATGTTCGCGCCGGAGCGGGCGTACGAGGGGGAGAACGCCGAGACGCAGGCGGGCGCGATCGTCTCCGTCGCCGACGGGCTCGACGTCGGCAGCCAGGGCGCGGTGCTGGCCGGGATGGCCGACCCCGCCGCCTCGCCCGGCGACGCGATCAGCGCCGTACGCGACGAGGGCGAGGTCTCCAAGCGCGTGTCCACGGTGGATACCGCCGACATGCCGGTGGGGCGCGTCGCGATCGTCTACTCTCTCCGGGAGCAGACGTCCGGGCGTGCCGGCCAGTACGGCGTGGGCAAGGGAGCCTCGGCCCCCGTGCCCGCGGTGACGTCCGCGACCCCGTCCCCCACGACCACGTCAGGGAGCTGA
- the steA gene encoding putative cytokinetic ring protein SteA gives MKVPGSRMPGLRGRKVEGLPGVTAVARIDRRTKRLTKRLQPGEIAIIDHVDVDRVSAEALVACGAAAVVNVASGISGRYPNLGPQILLDNGVPFVDNANQELFERIKDGDVVRVCEGVVYLDDDVVGKGEQQSLETVESAMAEARAGLAVQIEAFAVNTMEYVRGEGKLLIDGVGVPEIRTPMEGRHVLIVVRGYHYKEDIATLRPYIREYRPVLVGVDGGADALLEAGYLPDVIVGDFDSVSTKALTCGAELVVHAYRDGRAPGLERVHQLGREAVIFPATGTSEDIAMLLADDKGAELIVAVGTHGTLEEFLDKGRSGMASTFLTRLIIGSKLIDAKGVSRLYRSRITTSQLLLLVITALITMGVALGLSPLGRTWLNGLQDLWNAFIFWLVGLFS, from the coding sequence ATGAAGGTTCCGGGAAGCAGAATGCCGGGCCTCCGCGGTAGGAAGGTCGAGGGCCTTCCCGGTGTGACGGCAGTGGCGAGGATCGACCGGCGTACCAAGAGGCTCACCAAACGCCTCCAGCCCGGGGAAATCGCCATAATCGACCATGTCGACGTTGACCGGGTCAGCGCGGAGGCGCTCGTCGCGTGCGGCGCCGCGGCCGTGGTCAACGTGGCCAGCGGCATCAGCGGCCGTTACCCCAACCTGGGGCCGCAGATCCTGCTCGACAACGGTGTGCCGTTCGTCGACAACGCCAACCAGGAGCTGTTCGAGCGGATCAAGGACGGCGACGTCGTCCGCGTCTGCGAGGGCGTCGTCTACCTCGACGACGACGTGGTCGGCAAGGGCGAGCAGCAGAGCCTGGAGACCGTCGAGTCCGCGATGGCGGAGGCGCGCGCCGGGCTGGCCGTGCAGATCGAGGCTTTCGCCGTCAACACGATGGAGTACGTTCGCGGTGAGGGCAAGCTTCTCATCGACGGAGTCGGCGTGCCTGAGATCCGCACCCCCATGGAGGGCAGACATGTCCTCATCGTGGTGCGCGGATATCACTACAAGGAAGACATCGCCACGCTGCGCCCGTACATCCGCGAGTACCGCCCCGTCCTCGTCGGCGTCGACGGCGGCGCCGACGCGCTGCTGGAGGCCGGCTACCTGCCCGACGTGATCGTCGGCGACTTCGACTCGGTCTCCACCAAGGCCCTGACCTGCGGCGCCGAGCTCGTCGTGCACGCCTACCGCGACGGCAGGGCTCCCGGCCTGGAGCGCGTGCACCAGCTCGGCCGCGAAGCGGTGATCTTCCCCGCCACCGGCACCAGCGAGGACATCGCGATGCTGCTGGCCGACGACAAGGGCGCCGAGCTCATCGTCGCGGTCGGCACGCACGGCACGCTGGAGGAGTTCCTCGACAAGGGCCGCTCCGGCATGGCCAGCACCTTCCTCACCCGGCTGATCATCGGCAGCAAGCTCATCGACGCCAAGGGCGTCAGCAGGCTCTACCGCAGCCGCATCACCACCTCCCAACTGCTCCTGCTCGTGATCACCGCGCTGATCACCATGGGGGTCGCGCTCGGCCTCTCACCCCTCGGCCGCACCTGGCTGAACGGCCTGCAAGACCTCTGGAACGCATTCATCTTCTGGCTGGTCGGACTCTTCTCGTGA
- a CDS encoding MBL fold metallo-hydrolase, translating to MTYTGDVQVGGPADVRELPALTICKLAVGPYDNNAYLLRCTETGEGLLIDAAADSDRLLALMADQPVGTIVTTHQHGDHWQALEQVTKVTGAQVIAHALDAPALPVPVDRTVEHGDTVTVGAIPLEVIHLRGHTPGSIALLYDGGGEAGHHLFTGDSLFPGGVGNTWEDAERFTQLYTDVVERIFDRLPDETWVYPGHGKDTTLGVERPALPEWKARGW from the coding sequence ATGACCTATACAGGTGACGTCCAGGTCGGCGGCCCCGCCGACGTGCGCGAGCTGCCCGCGCTCACGATCTGCAAGCTCGCCGTCGGCCCGTACGACAACAACGCCTACCTGCTGCGCTGCACCGAGACCGGTGAGGGCCTGCTCATCGACGCGGCGGCCGACTCCGACCGGTTGCTCGCCCTCATGGCCGACCAGCCGGTCGGCACGATCGTGACCACCCACCAGCACGGCGACCACTGGCAGGCGCTGGAGCAGGTGACCAAGGTGACCGGCGCGCAGGTCATCGCCCACGCGCTCGACGCGCCCGCGCTGCCCGTCCCCGTGGACCGCACGGTCGAGCACGGCGACACGGTCACGGTCGGCGCGATCCCCCTGGAGGTCATCCATCTGCGGGGGCACACGCCGGGCTCGATCGCGCTGCTGTACGACGGCGGTGGCGAGGCCGGCCATCACCTGTTCACCGGCGACTCGCTGTTCCCCGGCGGCGTCGGCAACACGTGGGAAGACGCCGAGCGCTTCACCCAGCTCTACACCGACGTGGTGGAGCGGATCTTCGACCGCCTGCCCGACGAGACCTGGGTCTACCCGGGCCACGGCAAGGACACCACGCTCGGCGTGGAACGCCCCGCGCTGCCGGAGTGGAAGGCCAGAGGCTGGTAG
- the recN gene encoding DNA repair protein RecN: MRPRVEEVRIQGLGVIDEAVLELSPGFNVVTGETGAGKTMVVTGLGLLFGGRADPSRVRPGAERASVEGTLVIEPGGRVAQQVEDIGGEAEDGELIISRTVSAEGRSRAWLGGRTVPVGTLTYLADDLVAVHGQMDQQRLLQPARQRAALDRYAGNDLVKPLRAYSQAYKRHKQVAAQLEELTTRARERAQEADLLRFGLEEVEKVDPKPGEDDELRGEEERLSHADALRSAATTAHTALLGDPMEAAGGPHDVISLLGEARAAVEAVRDFDTQLAGVADRLAEAGYLISDVATDLAAYAESIEADPARLAAVQERRSVLSSLIRKYAENSAGVLAWAQQAAARLAELEGDDERIDELTREYDELTARLTELADRLTSVRQAAAERFGEAVTEELTALAMPHARVVVQLTQAAEFGPEGRDEVELRMAAHPAAPPLPLNKGASGGELSRVMLAIEVVFAGADPVPTFVFDEVDAGVGGKAAVEIGRRLARLARTAQVIVVTHLPQVAAFADQHLVVEKASDGSVVRSGVVTLNHEGRVRELSRMLAGLEDSELGRAHAEELLGLAAADR; the protein is encoded by the coding sequence GTGCGACCGAGGGTCGAGGAGGTCCGCATCCAGGGGCTCGGCGTCATCGACGAGGCCGTGCTCGAGCTTTCGCCTGGCTTCAACGTGGTCACCGGCGAGACGGGTGCGGGCAAGACGATGGTCGTGACCGGGCTCGGGCTGCTGTTCGGCGGCCGGGCCGACCCCTCGCGCGTGCGGCCGGGGGCCGAGCGGGCGAGCGTGGAGGGCACGCTGGTCATCGAGCCGGGCGGCCGCGTCGCCCAGCAGGTCGAGGACATCGGCGGCGAGGCCGAGGACGGCGAGCTGATCATCTCGCGGACGGTCTCCGCCGAGGGCAGGTCCAGGGCGTGGCTGGGCGGGCGCACGGTGCCCGTGGGCACGCTGACCTACCTCGCCGACGACCTGGTGGCCGTCCACGGGCAGATGGACCAGCAGCGGCTGCTGCAGCCGGCCAGGCAGCGGGCCGCACTCGACAGGTACGCCGGCAACGACCTGGTCAAGCCGCTGCGGGCGTACTCCCAGGCGTACAAGCGGCACAAGCAGGTGGCCGCGCAGCTCGAAGAGCTGACCACCAGGGCCAGGGAGCGGGCGCAGGAGGCCGACCTGCTGCGGTTCGGGCTGGAGGAGGTCGAGAAGGTCGACCCCAAGCCGGGCGAGGACGACGAGCTGCGCGGCGAGGAGGAGCGGCTCTCGCACGCCGACGCGCTGCGCAGCGCCGCGACGACCGCGCACACGGCGCTGCTCGGCGACCCGATGGAGGCCGCGGGCGGCCCGCACGACGTGATCTCGCTGCTGGGCGAGGCGCGGGCTGCAGTCGAGGCGGTGCGCGACTTCGACACCCAGCTCGCCGGGGTGGCCGACCGGCTGGCCGAGGCCGGATACCTGATCTCCGACGTGGCCACCGACCTGGCGGCGTACGCGGAGTCGATCGAGGCCGACCCGGCGCGGCTGGCCGCAGTGCAGGAGCGCCGGTCGGTGCTGTCCAGCCTGATCAGGAAGTACGCCGAGAACAGCGCGGGCGTGCTGGCCTGGGCGCAGCAGGCCGCCGCCCGGCTGGCCGAGCTGGAGGGCGACGACGAGCGCATCGACGAGCTGACCCGCGAGTACGACGAGCTGACCGCACGCCTCACCGAGCTGGCCGACCGGCTCACGAGCGTGCGCCAGGCCGCCGCCGAGCGGTTCGGCGAGGCCGTGACCGAGGAGCTGACGGCGCTGGCCATGCCCCACGCCAGGGTCGTGGTGCAGCTCACCCAGGCGGCGGAGTTCGGCCCCGAGGGGCGCGACGAGGTGGAGCTGCGCATGGCCGCGCATCCCGCCGCGCCGCCGCTGCCGCTCAACAAGGGCGCCTCCGGCGGTGAGCTGAGCCGCGTGATGCTCGCGATCGAGGTCGTCTTCGCCGGCGCAGACCCCGTGCCGACGTTCGTGTTCGACGAGGTCGACGCGGGGGTCGGCGGGAAGGCGGCGGTCGAGATCGGGCGCAGGCTGGCCAGGCTGGCCCGCACCGCGCAGGTGATTGTCGTCACACATCTGCCGCAGGTGGCGGCGTTCGCCGACCAGCATCTCGTGGTCGAGAAGGCGAGCGACGGCAGCGTCGTGCGCAGTGGTGTCGTCACGCTCAACCACGAGGGTCGCGTACGCGAACTCTCCCGCATGCTGGCCGGTCTGGAGGACTCCGAGCTGGGCCGGGCGCACGCGGAGGAGCTGCTGGGCCTGGCGGCAGCCGACAGGTGA
- the murJ gene encoding murein biosynthesis integral membrane protein MurJ, whose protein sequence is MGVVTARGVAGGAMLIGAITVLARVIGFAKQYAFATTVGTNCLSTAYMTANQLPNIIFEVVAGGALAGLVVPLLAGAADRGSRERAGWIGSALLTWVLVVLVPVGVLLAVFAGPIVGLFFGGAIDGCDVGDVSAVATRMLVVFAPQIPLYGVAVVLYGVLQSHKRFTGPAVAPLVSSIVVIVAYLLFVPLSGGESDPGAVPEPAELALSVGTSLGVLSLVLAVLGPVARLGLRWRPTLRFPGGVAGQVRRLALAGIAALLAQQAAMIVVLVLSNHAIGNGAIAVYNYAWAIYLVPYAVLAVPIATSAFPRLSAQAGEPEAFAALAARTTRAVVLVSGLAAGVLAAASGPGAVVFLADKSEVPPGELAAAIALFTPGLIGYGLIAHLSRVLYAAGRGRAVAAGTVAGWGVVMVAQTVFVLVLPDRWEIGGMALGMSVGMTVGGGMLLWSVVRARGRAAAAGLVRAGAAAVAGGLLGYLAGAGAVALLGASGIWANVGAAVAGAVVALVVGGAVVAVVDRGDAEAVARLLRRNGPGAGA, encoded by the coding sequence GTGGGTGTGGTGACGGCGCGGGGCGTCGCGGGCGGCGCGATGCTCATCGGGGCGATCACCGTGCTGGCGCGCGTCATCGGGTTCGCCAAGCAGTACGCGTTCGCCACCACCGTCGGCACCAACTGCCTGTCCACGGCCTACATGACGGCCAACCAGCTCCCCAACATCATCTTCGAGGTCGTGGCCGGCGGCGCCCTGGCGGGCCTGGTCGTGCCGCTGCTGGCCGGCGCCGCCGACCGGGGCTCGCGGGAGCGGGCGGGGTGGATCGGCTCGGCGCTGCTCACCTGGGTGCTGGTCGTGCTCGTCCCGGTGGGCGTGCTGCTGGCGGTGTTCGCCGGGCCGATCGTCGGGCTGTTCTTCGGCGGTGCCATCGACGGCTGTGACGTCGGCGACGTGAGCGCCGTCGCCACGCGCATGCTGGTCGTCTTCGCGCCCCAGATCCCCCTGTACGGCGTCGCCGTGGTGCTCTACGGCGTGCTGCAGTCGCACAAGCGGTTCACCGGGCCGGCGGTCGCGCCCCTGGTGTCCAGCATCGTGGTCATCGTCGCGTACCTGCTGTTCGTGCCGCTCAGCGGCGGCGAGAGCGACCCGGGGGCGGTGCCGGAGCCCGCGGAGCTGGCGCTGTCGGTGGGCACCAGCCTGGGCGTGCTGTCGCTGGTGCTGGCCGTGCTCGGGCCTGTGGCCCGGCTGGGGCTGCGGTGGCGGCCCACGTTACGGTTCCCCGGCGGGGTGGCCGGGCAGGTGCGCAGGCTCGCGCTGGCGGGCATCGCGGCGCTCCTCGCCCAGCAGGCGGCCATGATCGTGGTGCTCGTGCTGTCGAACCACGCGATCGGCAACGGAGCCATCGCCGTCTACAACTACGCGTGGGCGATCTACCTGGTGCCGTACGCGGTGCTGGCCGTGCCCATCGCCACCAGCGCCTTCCCCCGGCTGTCCGCCCAGGCGGGCGAGCCGGAGGCGTTCGCGGCGCTGGCGGCGCGCACGACCCGGGCCGTGGTGCTGGTGTCAGGGCTGGCCGCCGGCGTGCTGGCCGCCGCGTCGGGGCCCGGTGCGGTGGTGTTCCTGGCGGACAAGAGCGAGGTGCCGCCGGGGGAGCTGGCGGCGGCGATCGCGCTGTTCACGCCCGGGCTGATCGGTTACGGGCTGATCGCGCATCTCAGCCGGGTGCTGTACGCGGCCGGCCGCGGGCGCGCGGTCGCCGCCGGGACCGTGGCCGGCTGGGGGGTGGTGATGGTCGCCCAGACCGTCTTCGTGCTGGTGCTGCCCGACAGGTGGGAGATCGGCGGGATGGCGCTCGGGATGAGCGTGGGCATGACCGTGGGCGGCGGGATGCTGCTGTGGTCGGTCGTGCGGGCCCGCGGGCGCGCGGCCGCGGCCGGGCTCGTCAGGGCCGGGGCGGCGGCGGTCGCCGGAGGGCTGCTGGGGTATCTGGCGGGGGCCGGGGCGGTGGCGTTGCTCGGTGCGAGCGGTATCTGGGCGAACGTGGGGGCCGCGGTGGCGGGCGCCGTCGTGGCGCTGGTCGTGGGCGGGGCCGTCGTGGCCGTGGTGGACCGGGGCGACGCGGAGGCGGTGGCCCGGCTGCTGCGGCGGAACGGCCCCGGCGCCGGTGCTTGA
- the pssA gene encoding CDP-diacylglycerol--serine O-phosphatidyltransferase — protein sequence MTAADAGSWQAEEEEPRGPVGKAFRLSAADSLSLGNAVCGFLAVCVLAYSAIQQLQVDGGRFTPAPSYFATAIVLLLIGATCDLFDGLVARRFRASAMGAELDNLADVISFGFAPAFMVVIWGGFTQQVPFMAVLAAAAAVLVAGVVRLARFACVKTKSGDFMGLPIPMGAMTVISIVLLFQPSIWSLLAVLGVAWLMVSRIEYPKPKGQLAAVVLGWIMVNVAFLTFWVAWPSGGDLPIKIGATMQIALVAAIPLRVLFYKREQRKEAQRVGHYKG from the coding sequence TTGACCGCGGCTGACGCCGGTAGCTGGCAGGCGGAAGAGGAAGAGCCTCGCGGTCCGGTCGGCAAGGCGTTCCGCCTGTCCGCCGCCGACTCGCTCTCGCTCGGCAACGCCGTCTGCGGGTTCCTCGCGGTGTGCGTGCTGGCCTACTCGGCCATCCAGCAGCTCCAGGTCGACGGCGGGCGGTTCACGCCCGCGCCCAGCTACTTCGCGACCGCCATCGTGCTGCTGCTCATCGGCGCGACCTGCGACCTGTTCGACGGGCTCGTGGCGCGGCGCTTCCGTGCCTCGGCGATGGGCGCCGAGCTCGACAACCTCGCCGACGTCATCAGCTTCGGGTTCGCGCCCGCGTTCATGGTCGTCATCTGGGGCGGGTTCACGCAGCAGGTGCCGTTCATGGCGGTGCTGGCCGCGGCGGCGGCCGTGCTCGTCGCCGGGGTGGTCCGCCTGGCCAGGTTCGCCTGCGTCAAGACCAAGAGCGGCGACTTCATGGGCCTGCCCATCCCGATGGGCGCCATGACCGTGATCTCCATCGTGCTGCTGTTCCAGCCGAGCATCTGGTCGCTGCTGGCCGTGCTCGGGGTGGCCTGGCTGATGGTCAGCCGCATCGAGTACCCCAAGCCGAAGGGGCAGCTCGCGGCGGTCGTCCTCGGGTGGATCATGGTGAACGTGGCGTTCCTCACGTTCTGGGTGGCCTGGCCCTCGGGCGGCGACCTGCCCATCAAGATCGGGGCGACCATGCAGATCGCGCTCGTGGCGGCGATCCCGCTGCGGGTCCTGTTCTACAAGCGCGAGCAGCGCAAGGAAGCTCAGCGCGTCGGGCATTACAAGGGCTAG
- a CDS encoding TerC family protein has product MTEPLWAWIAVIGGLLVVLAIDLWIVDRGEAREFSMRQAGYWVTFYVALAVAFGILLWFTSGGDRAGEFFAGYITEYSLSVDNLFVFFIIMSRFAVPKAYQHKVLLVGILLALVMRGIFIALGAAALERFSWLFYVFGAFLVYTAINIVRQHLKGDEEEFNENVVLRWVRRAFPTTETYVGSKVTVKIDGKRMVTPMLIVMVAIGSTDLLFALDSIPAIFGLTKDPFIVFTANAFALMGLRQLYFLLGGLLQRLVYISYGLAFILGFIGVKLVLEALHASHVSWAPEIPIWVSLSVIGATMVVTTVASLVKARIDVRKGEEPHPEQV; this is encoded by the coding sequence GTGACTGAACCTTTGTGGGCCTGGATCGCCGTTATCGGCGGTCTTCTTGTTGTCCTGGCCATTGACTTGTGGATCGTCGACCGCGGAGAAGCACGCGAGTTCTCCATGCGGCAGGCCGGATACTGGGTCACCTTCTACGTCGCGCTGGCCGTCGCGTTCGGCATCCTGTTGTGGTTCACCTCCGGAGGCGACAGAGCCGGAGAGTTCTTCGCGGGCTATATCACCGAATACAGCCTCAGCGTCGACAACCTGTTCGTCTTCTTCATCATCATGAGCCGGTTCGCCGTCCCCAAGGCGTACCAGCACAAGGTGCTGCTCGTCGGCATCCTGCTCGCGCTGGTGATGCGTGGCATCTTCATCGCGCTGGGCGCCGCGGCGCTCGAGCGGTTCAGCTGGCTGTTCTACGTCTTCGGCGCCTTCCTCGTCTACACGGCGATCAACATCGTCCGCCAGCACCTCAAGGGCGACGAGGAGGAGTTCAACGAGAACGTCGTGCTGCGGTGGGTGCGCAGGGCCTTCCCGACCACCGAGACCTACGTCGGCTCCAAGGTCACCGTCAAGATCGACGGCAAGCGCATGGTGACGCCGATGCTCATCGTGATGGTCGCCATCGGCAGCACCGACCTGCTGTTCGCGCTCGACTCGATTCCGGCGATCTTCGGGCTCACCAAGGACCCCTTCATCGTCTTCACGGCCAACGCGTTCGCCCTGATGGGGCTGCGTCAGCTCTACTTCCTGCTGGGCGGCCTGCTGCAGCGGCTCGTCTACATCAGCTACGGTTTGGCGTTCATCCTTGGGTTCATCGGGGTTAAGCTCGTATTGGAGGCCTTGCACGCCAGCCATGTCTCCTGGGCGCCCGAAATTCCCATCTGGGTGTCGCTCTCGGTCATCGGCGCCACCATGGTCGTCACCACTGTGGCGAGCCTGGTCAAGGCCCGCATCGACGTGCGCAAGGGCGAGGAGCCGCATCCGGAGCAGGTCTAG
- a CDS encoding phosphatidylserine decarboxylase yields the protein MRLARGVSPWLLPTAAAAAATALLTRRDRRWALAAVPLSALTGGMLWFFRDPDRTPGAGRVLSPADGVVQSIDPWPDGRTRVAIFMSPLNVHVNRAPLAGNVTSVQHVAGGFLPAFNKDSDQNERVVWHFETTLGDIEMVQIAGAVARRIVPYLTAGAKVEQAERIGLIRFGSRVDIYLPEGIAPAVSVGQKTVAGVTRIDRG from the coding sequence ATGAGGCTCGCGCGCGGGGTCTCCCCGTGGCTCCTCCCGACGGCGGCCGCGGCGGCCGCCACCGCTCTGCTGACGCGCCGGGACCGGCGATGGGCGCTCGCGGCGGTGCCGCTGAGCGCGCTCACCGGGGGCATGCTCTGGTTCTTCCGCGACCCCGACCGCACGCCGGGTGCGGGCCGCGTGTTGTCGCCCGCCGACGGCGTGGTGCAGAGCATCGACCCGTGGCCGGACGGCCGCACCCGGGTCGCGATCTTCATGAGCCCGCTGAACGTGCACGTCAACCGTGCCCCCCTTGCGGGAAATGTCACCTCCGTGCAGCATGTGGCAGGTGGGTTCCTGCCGGCGTTCAACAAGGACAGCGACCAGAACGAGCGCGTGGTGTGGCATTTCGAGACCACGCTGGGCGACATCGAGATGGTGCAGATCGCGGGCGCGGTGGCGCGCCGGATCGTGCCGTACCTGACCGCCGGGGCCAAGGTGGAGCAGGCCGAGCGGATCGGGCTCATCCGGTTCGGTTCGCGGGTCGACATCTACCTGCCCGAAGGGATCGCTCCCGCGGTGTCCGTGGGCCAGAAGACGGTTGCGGGGGTGACCAGAATTGACCGCGGCTGA
- a CDS encoding glycosyltransferase family 4 protein yields MRVAFVLGTTSGGTGRHVLMLVEGLVRRGHQVLVIGPGSVEEQFSFGAAGARFAEVPISDRPHPVNDLRAVLAVRRLTRGADVVHAHGLRAGALAALGRRGPVVTLHNALTAGGFVGLVYGVLERIVARRAGHVLAVSPDLAARMRGLGARDVRAAVVAAPVPRPAKRTPQEVRDELEAGDRPILLTVARLAQQKGLETLLDIAAGPWRAGGAGAAGAEPLFVVAGEGPLRGELQRRIDAEGLPVVLLGNRDDVPDLLGAAVALLMPSRWEGQPLTLREALMTGTPAIASEVGGIPEILGDAGILVPYGEAGKFRDAVRELLETPGAAETLAEAAERRGREMPGSDEVVADVLGVYRA; encoded by the coding sequence GTGCGGGTGGCTTTCGTGCTGGGCACCACGTCGGGCGGGACCGGGCGGCATGTGCTGATGCTCGTGGAGGGGCTCGTACGACGGGGGCACCAGGTGCTCGTGATCGGGCCGGGGAGCGTCGAGGAGCAGTTCTCGTTCGGCGCGGCGGGGGCCAGGTTCGCGGAGGTGCCCATCTCCGACCGGCCGCATCCCGTGAACGACCTGCGGGCGGTGCTGGCGGTCCGGCGGCTGACCCGGGGCGCCGACGTGGTGCACGCCCACGGGCTGCGGGCCGGGGCGCTGGCGGCGCTGGGGCGGCGGGGGCCGGTGGTGACCCTGCACAACGCGCTGACCGCGGGCGGGTTCGTGGGGCTCGTGTACGGCGTGCTGGAGCGGATCGTGGCACGGCGGGCCGGGCACGTGCTGGCCGTCTCGCCGGACCTGGCTGCCCGGATGCGAGGGCTGGGGGCTCGTGACGTGCGGGCGGCCGTGGTGGCGGCGCCCGTGCCGCGGCCGGCGAAGCGGACGCCTCAGGAGGTCAGGGACGAGCTGGAGGCGGGGGATCGGCCGATCCTGCTCACCGTCGCCAGGCTGGCCCAGCAGAAGGGGCTGGAGACGCTGCTCGACATCGCGGCAGGGCCGTGGCGGGCCGGCGGCGCGGGTGCGGCGGGTGCGGAGCCGCTGTTCGTGGTGGCAGGGGAAGGGCCGCTGCGGGGGGAGCTGCAGCGCAGGATCGACGCGGAGGGACTGCCTGTCGTGCTGCTGGGCAACCGGGATGACGTGCCCGACCTGCTCGGCGCCGCCGTCGCGCTGCTGATGCCGAGCCGGTGGGAGGGACAGCCGCTCACGCTCAGGGAGGCGCTCATGACCGGGACGCCGGCCATCGCCTCCGAGGTGGGCGGGATTCCGGAGATTCTCGGGGACGCCGGGATCCTGGTGCCGTACGGGGAGGCGGGGAAGTTCCGCGACGCCGTACGGGAGCTGCTGGAGACGCCGGGAGCTGCGGAAACGCTGGCGGAGGCGGCCGAGCGGCGGGGGCGGGAGATGCCCGGGAGCGACGAGGTCGTGGCGGACGTGCTCGGGGTGTACCGAGCGTAG
- a CDS encoding maleylpyruvate isomerase family mycothiol-dependent enzyme, translated as MTVLPALQAELASATNQLLATAASLSDADLAAPSLLPGWTRGHVLTHLARNADSYINLLTWAKTGVRTPQYPSYEARSAEIDATAGRPAARLLADAEDGAARFAAAVRDLPAHAWSAQVEGMRPPPHPAWYVLVRRLREVGVHHVDLAAGYGPADWPEPFVRRELHDLRRTWSPEHSTVSEIVLVERAPEGGETAEVWPGLGHGPAVTGTPRDMLAWLTGRSGGQGVSLLPAGQSHAPGPGGVGLPEPPPWLSMPAPADLPATPPKDYP; from the coding sequence ATGACCGTCCTACCTGCGCTGCAGGCCGAGCTCGCCTCGGCGACGAACCAGCTGCTGGCCACGGCCGCGTCCCTCTCCGACGCCGACCTCGCCGCCCCCTCTCTCCTACCCGGCTGGACCAGGGGACACGTCCTCACCCACCTCGCCAGGAACGCCGATTCCTACATCAACCTGCTGACCTGGGCGAAGACCGGCGTCCGCACCCCTCAGTACCCCTCCTACGAGGCCAGGTCGGCCGAGATCGACGCCACCGCCGGCCGCCCGGCGGCCCGGCTGCTGGCCGACGCCGAGGACGGGGCCGCCCGCTTCGCCGCCGCCGTCCGCGACCTCCCCGCGCACGCCTGGTCCGCGCAGGTGGAGGGGATGCGCCCGCCGCCCCACCCCGCCTGGTACGTGCTCGTACGCCGCCTGCGCGAGGTCGGCGTCCACCACGTGGACCTGGCGGCCGGGTACGGCCCGGCGGACTGGCCGGAGCCGTTCGTGCGCCGCGAGCTGCACGACCTCCGCCGCACCTGGTCACCCGAGCACAGCACGGTGAGCGAGATCGTCCTCGTGGAGCGTGCCCCGGAGGGCGGCGAGACGGCGGAGGTGTGGCCGGGGCTCGGTCACGGTCCGGCCGTCACGGGCACGCCACGCGACATGCTTGCCTGGCTCACCGGCAGGTCCGGGGGGCAGGGCGTTAGTCTGTTGCCCGCGGGGCAGTCGCATGCGCCCGGTCCCGGGGGCGTCGGTCTTCCAGAGCCGCCACCGTGGCTGTCGATGCCGGCCCCCGCTGATCTGCCCGCGACGCCCCCGAAGGACTACCCATGA